The following coding sequences lie in one Methanothermobacter sp. MT-2 genomic window:
- a CDS encoding CBS domain containing protein: MIKVKDAMQKNVITIRDDMKIEEAARILRENRISGAPVLDKNNKLVGILSEGDIIRLLEVHSPKLNLILPSPLDLIELPIRMKHEYDEIVKGLKKAALISVDEIMTRKPITIKPSQSVSDAAELMDQHKIKRLPVVNEKGDLIGIITRGDIIGALVKS; this comes from the coding sequence TTGATAAAAGTAAAAGATGCGATGCAAAAAAATGTTATAACAATCAGAGATGACATGAAAATAGAAGAAGCCGCCAGGATATTAAGAGAAAACAGGATAAGCGGCGCCCCAGTACTGGACAAAAACAATAAACTAGTCGGCATATTAAGTGAAGGGGACATCATAAGACTCCTAGAGGTCCACTCACCCAAATTAAACCTTATACTACCCTCACCACTAGACCTCATAGAACTCCCCATCAGGATGAAACATGAATATGACGAGATAGTAAAAGGACTAAAAAAAGCAGCGCTCATATCAGTCGATGAAATAATGACCCGAAAACCTATCACAATAAAACCCAGCCAATCAGTATCAGACGCCGCCGAACTCATGGACCAACACAAAATAAAAAGATTACCGGTAGTAAACGAAAAAGGCGACCTCATAGGCATCATTACAAGAGGTGATATCATAGGAGCACTAGTAAAATCATAG
- a CDS encoding nitrogenase iron protein, giving the protein MTKKIAIYGKGGIGKSTIVANIAASYSPEYNVLVIGCDPKADTTRTLYGSRIPTILSILRENKKPHPNEVVYKGYKNVSCVESGGPEPGVGCAGRGVIVAMNLLERLGVFEESFDIIIYDVLGDVVCGGFAVPLREEFADEVYIVTSGEYMSLYAANNIAKGIKKLNSKLGGIICNCKGIKNEVKIVESFADRIGSKVIGVIPRSELVPKSEIEAKTVIEKFPDSKQAMVYQELAGKIYENKDFTIPEPLSIDEFEGFFKDLKKKFRGLNL; this is encoded by the coding sequence ATGACAAAAAAGATAGCAATATATGGAAAAGGAGGTATCGGCAAATCAACCATAGTCGCTAACATAGCAGCCTCCTACTCCCCTGAATATAATGTGCTAGTTATAGGCTGCGACCCCAAAGCCGACACCACAAGAACATTATATGGCTCCCGGATACCCACAATACTATCTATTTTAAGGGAAAATAAAAAACCACACCCTAATGAAGTTGTATACAAAGGTTATAAAAATGTTTCATGTGTTGAAAGTGGGGGACCCGAACCAGGAGTTGGCTGCGCCGGCCGTGGAGTTATAGTTGCAATGAACCTCCTTGAAAGACTTGGAGTATTTGAAGAATCCTTCGATATAATAATATATGATGTGCTAGGCGATGTTGTATGCGGAGGTTTCGCAGTACCATTAAGGGAAGAATTCGCAGATGAAGTCTATATTGTAACCTCAGGAGAGTACATGTCACTTTACGCGGCTAATAATATTGCTAAGGGTATAAAGAAGCTTAACAGCAAACTTGGGGGTATAATCTGCAATTGTAAAGGTATCAAGAATGAGGTCAAGATTGTGGAATCCTTCGCAGATAGAATAGGATCAAAGGTTATAGGGGTTATCCCAAGAAGCGAACTCGTACCCAAAAGCGAAATCGAAGCAAAGACTGTTATAGAAAAATTCCCAGATTCAAAACAGGCCATGGTATACCAGGAACTTGCAGGGAAAATCTATGAAAATAAGGACTTCACCATACCCGAGCCACTTAGCATAGATGAATTCGAAGGATTCTTCAAGGATCTCAAAAAAAAGTTTAGAGGTTTAAATCTTTAA